In the genome of Streptomyces sp. NBC_00190, one region contains:
- a CDS encoding WD40/YVTN/BNR-like repeat-containing protein: protein MCAAGLAVGLLAAPAQASAGASAGSSARASAGAEPAEAELRGARWALKGTGKDVRFRGLSAVSRTTAWVAGSKGTVLRTVDGGRTWGDVSPPGAAAEGLELRDIEAFDARRAVALSIGEGEASRVLRTEDGGATWTEAFRNPDPRAFYDCLTFFDSQHGLAMSDPVDGRFRILSTDDGGRSWRVLPGEGMPAALPGEAGFAASGQCLVSAGPRDVWLATGGGATARVLHSADRGLTWRATESTVPAGDPARGVFALAFRDRTRGLAVGGDYRAGQASPQAAAVSSDGGRSWRQAAAPPPAYRSGAAWYPYSGGTALAVGPTGTDVTADGGRNWRPLDAGSFDTVDCAADTGCWASGEKGRVARLERR from the coding sequence ATGTGCGCGGCGGGTTTGGCGGTGGGGCTGCTGGCGGCGCCCGCTCAGGCATCCGCCGGGGCGTCGGCCGGGTCGTCCGCTCGGGCATCCGCGGGAGCGGAGCCGGCCGAGGCGGAACTGCGCGGTGCGCGATGGGCGTTGAAGGGCACCGGGAAGGACGTCCGCTTCCGGGGACTGTCGGCCGTCAGCCGGACCACGGCCTGGGTGGCCGGCTCCAAGGGAACCGTCCTGCGCACGGTCGACGGAGGCCGCACCTGGGGCGACGTCTCGCCGCCGGGCGCGGCCGCGGAAGGGCTGGAGCTGCGCGACATCGAGGCCTTCGACGCGCGCCGCGCGGTCGCCCTGTCGATCGGTGAGGGCGAGGCCTCCAGGGTGCTGCGCACCGAGGACGGCGGCGCCACCTGGACCGAGGCCTTCCGCAACCCCGACCCGCGCGCGTTCTACGACTGCCTCACCTTCTTCGACTCCCAGCACGGGCTGGCGATGAGCGACCCGGTGGACGGGCGCTTCCGCATCCTGTCGACCGACGACGGCGGGCGGAGCTGGCGGGTGCTGCCGGGCGAGGGCATGCCGGCGGCGCTGCCGGGCGAGGCGGGCTTCGCGGCGAGCGGCCAGTGCCTGGTCAGCGCGGGCCCGCGCGACGTCTGGCTGGCCACGGGCGGCGGGGCGACCGCGCGGGTGCTGCACTCCGCGGACCGCGGCCTGACCTGGCGGGCCACCGAGTCCACCGTCCCCGCGGGCGACCCGGCGCGGGGCGTCTTCGCCCTCGCCTTCCGGGACCGTACGAGGGGCCTCGCGGTCGGCGGCGACTACCGCGCCGGGCAGGCCTCCCCGCAGGCCGCGGCCGTCTCCTCCGACGGGGGCCGCAGCTGGCGCCAGGCGGCGGCCCCGCCGCCGGCCTACCGCTCCGGCGCGGCCTGGTACCCGTACAGCGGCGGCACCGCGCTGGCGGTGGGTCCGACGGGCACGGACGTGACGGCGGACGGCGGCCGCAACTGGCGGCCGCTGGACGCCGGGTCGTTCGACACGGTCGACTGCGCCGCGGACACCGGCTGCTGGGCGTCGGGGGAGAAGGGGCGGGTGGCCCGGCTGGAGCGCCGCTGA
- a CDS encoding GNAT family N-acetyltransferase, with the protein MTAPVSPRLAAPGDIPELIRLRAVALASLGVDPGPADAAWRQTAYDWFAERVGERPGMRCLVVGGAPGEPLLATGMAWVTHHLPSPRWTDGRRGYVDGIVTDGPARGRGHGRAIVDGLVGWLEGIGIGYVQLHASEDGEPVYRAAGFAPGRYPGMDRFTATG; encoded by the coding sequence ATGACCGCCCCCGTCAGCCCCCGGCTCGCGGCCCCCGGCGACATACCCGAGCTGATCCGGCTGCGCGCCGTCGCGCTCGCCTCCCTGGGGGTGGACCCGGGGCCGGCCGACGCCGCCTGGCGGCAGACCGCGTACGACTGGTTCGCCGAGCGGGTCGGCGAACGCCCCGGCATGCGCTGCCTGGTAGTCGGCGGCGCACCCGGTGAGCCGCTGCTGGCCACCGGGATGGCCTGGGTGACGCACCACCTGCCGAGCCCCCGGTGGACCGACGGCCGGCGCGGTTACGTCGACGGCATCGTCACCGACGGGCCCGCCCGGGGGCGCGGCCACGGGCGGGCGATCGTCGACGGACTGGTCGGCTGGCTGGAGGGCATCGGCATCGGCTACGTCCAGTTGCACGCCAGCGAGGACGGCGAACCGGTCTACCGGGCGGCGGGCTTCGCCCCCGGCCGCTACCCGGGCATGGACCGGTTCACCGCGACCGGCTGA
- a CDS encoding YciI family protein codes for MFVMELSYIAPIEAVEDEMDAHIAWLDGHYAAGVFLASGRKVPRDGGVILAGGVSRAEIEKIASEDPFTVAGVCSYRITEFIATKTSADLATVRENPVA; via the coding sequence ATGTTCGTCATGGAGCTCAGCTACATCGCGCCCATCGAAGCCGTCGAAGACGAGATGGACGCCCACATCGCCTGGCTGGACGGCCACTACGCCGCGGGCGTCTTCCTCGCGTCGGGCCGCAAGGTGCCGCGCGACGGCGGTGTGATCCTGGCCGGCGGGGTCTCCCGGGCGGAGATCGAGAAGATCGCTTCCGAGGACCCGTTCACGGTGGCGGGCGTCTGCTCCTACCGCATCACGGAGTTCATCGCGACGAAGACGTCGGCGGACCTCGCGACGGTGCGCGAGAACCCGGTGGCGTGA
- a CDS encoding endonuclease V: MTSAKTPADEAEARAIQDELRHQVVLTEPGPPPGRGLVAGVDVAYDDERDLVAAAAVVLDAATLEVVEEATAVGHVSFPYVPGLLAFRELPTVLAALDSLTAAPDLVVCDGYGLAHPRGFGLACHLGVVTGLPAIGVAKNPFTFTYEEPGARRGDFAPLVAADGAEVGRALRTQDGIKPVYVSVGHRVSLDNACAHALALSPRFRIPETTRHADSLCRRALREATG; this comes from the coding sequence ATGACGAGTGCGAAGACCCCCGCCGACGAGGCCGAGGCCCGGGCGATACAGGACGAACTACGCCATCAGGTCGTGCTCACCGAGCCCGGCCCGCCGCCCGGGCGCGGGCTGGTCGCGGGAGTGGACGTCGCCTACGACGACGAACGCGACCTCGTCGCCGCCGCGGCCGTGGTGCTCGACGCCGCCACCCTGGAGGTCGTCGAGGAGGCCACCGCCGTCGGGCACGTCAGCTTCCCCTACGTGCCCGGGCTGCTCGCCTTCCGCGAGCTGCCGACGGTCCTGGCCGCCCTGGACTCCCTGACCGCCGCGCCCGACCTCGTCGTCTGCGACGGCTACGGGCTCGCCCACCCCCGCGGCTTCGGCCTCGCCTGCCACCTCGGCGTGGTCACCGGGCTCCCGGCCATCGGGGTCGCCAAGAACCCGTTCACCTTCACCTACGAGGAACCGGGCGCCCGGCGCGGCGACTTCGCCCCGCTGGTCGCCGCCGACGGCGCCGAGGTCGGCCGGGCGCTGCGGACCCAGGACGGGATCAAGCCGGTCTACGTGTCCGTCGGGCACCGCGTCTCGCTGGACAACGCCTGCGCCCACGCCCTCGCCCTCAGCCCGCGCTTCCGGATCCCCGAGACCACCCGGCACGCCGACTCCCTGTGCCGCCGCGCCCTGCGCGAGGCGACGGGGTGA